The segment CAGCCGGAGATGATTATTTGCCTTCAGATGAAACCGAGAAACAGCTGGAAAAGGTTCACATCAagttgtttctttctttttttgtaacagCCTGAGATTTTTTCAGGAGCGGTATGATAGACTTAAGTCCTCTCATGAAAAGTTCTACTGTACGTACAGTTACGTGAGATGTTTGGGGGTCAACGTTTAAAAGCAAGCTTTAAGCGATGCTGTGGATAAACCAGCTTGCAAATACTTGCGCACGTGAAAACTCATGTAGCCGTTCCTGCGTGGCCTGATCGAATTGAAATCAAAATGTCTGCTCATACGGTTgtaaacctgcacacacacacacatgggatttttaggaaacaaatgAAGCGTGTTTAATGTGTGCTGTTCCGTTTTTGGGTTATGTCTGGTTCCCCGCTTACAAGGACAATGTAAAACCCACTTtaaacagtcacacaggaaCGCTCTGAATATTGTACATTTATGATGGTAAAACCATTTTCAAAAAACACGAGCCCcccactcaaaaaaaaaaaaagcaaaacaaaaacacgcacaaCAACCtaacttctgtttttgttttacaaagtgtgtgtgatttctCAATATACTCCATGTTCACAAATTGAACCCCAACGTGTTGCATAAGAGTATATCATGGTAATGATTTGTTAATACCTATACAAATATGCACTGCGTGAGTTTACACATCTATTTATTATATAGTTAAGGTATCTTCCTCTATGGTTTTCTATGGATGTAGCCGGGCGCCGTCAGCACTGCTCGTGCCCCTTTGTGGCCACTAGTCAGACTGCTGTTATTGCAAACTGTCCTGATTTTAAACAAATGCACAACATTCGTACCACGATAAAACTAGGGGCCGTCTAGCAAGTCTCACAGAGACCAAGAGCGAGCCCGCCGCCTTCGTTGCTGGGCTGGCTGACCAGAATCAGAAGATCTTAAAACTAAAATGATGAGATTTCATAAATCATCATAAAGGCCAAGTATTGTCTTTGCAAGTTCTAAAtagtttgatgtttttttttttttttactgcgtaACAATGAGAGCAAGAAATAACAAAATCTAAAAACAAGAGCGGTGATTATATGCATTCCTCTTGCATAGTTGTGAGGCTGGACTGGGAAGCAGGCCGGCCTGCCCGGCCAATGAGGAGCTTTGGCTCTCTAGACTCGACAAGAACAACTTTGTTTAGCAGCCGGAAACATCAGAGTCagtcacagcagcagagatccgAACCAAGACACTCGGCCGACACCGAGCGCAAACCTTCAGCAGTTCTTTGATTCACCCAGACCGCTCAGGGACGACCTGAGACTGGCCAGGTTGCTGCTCAGACACACCCCCACCTAGGTCTGTCATACAGGACTGATTTCAGACCAGTGCAATGCACATCCAGTGTTTCTCCCCAAGTAAAAGATCGGGATATTCATCACATCCTGCCCTGCATGAACCCGCTCAGAGGTCTTGGATGTCCTGGTTGTGTTCTCAGCATtttaggaaaaaaacaaaacaaaacaaatgcaaacagGAAGCATTTGAAATATCACACCGTGAAGAGGAAGCCTGGCGTGTTTGATGGTCTCGCTTCTTTAAACGCGTCGTCGTTTAGGGAATGTTTTTGGCCCAGAACAATCACACCGCTGGCTTTACtcttcaaaacaaacacaacacgtGTTAACGTGGGAGTGAATCCGACCACATCCGATGAGCGTCAGCCCGCTGCTTTGGTACTAAATAACACACTCACAGTTTGCTAATAGTAATCGCAATGAGATGGGGAGAAGTGTAACTTGGGTCTGTATGGTGCGTCAGTCAGTCTGTGCTTACATAGAGTCACACAGAGACCCCATAGGGTGCTAAACCATTGAGTGAAAGCAACATAATAGGGGGCCACACTTCACACGGGTAGATCCAAATGTCAACGCGCCTGAGCTCTGCTCACACCAGCTGGTCAACGCTAGCTGCAATTCAGACTCTTCTAAAAAACAGACAAGCCATTCAACGCAAGAAAACAAGGATTTATTCATTTACTCTTTCCATCTTCAGCCACGTTTGGTGGTCATGTGGACGAAACGTGGAATGTTCTGTTCCCAGCAGATCTCTGGTAGCGAATCAATGTACGGCTCTCATCAGACCCGTCCTGCGCCGCGGGGGTGCAAACCAGACACCCGGGCAGCTTCTGGAAGCGTCACATCCCTGATATATCCTGGAGCAAACCTTCAAGTCTTTTATCCACTCACAGTGAAACAGGCAACCAGGAAAgggcggagagggggggggggtgaggaagaATCGTTGCCATGTTCCGTTACAGAAGCACACTGGGCTGGAATGACCTTGCTCTCGTCTACGTGCAGCGCGGACCCTGAATGCCATTCACAGATAACAGTTTTGCCACTCTTGTGCACCAATGCTACTCGCCCTTGTTGGGAATACCTTCCACGTAACGTTTTCTGTACAGTTCAAAATCAACACTGGCCAGTCTCTTTTCACGCTGCCCGTAGAGCAACAGCGAAGACATTTCCCCATGTCCAGAAAATCAAGCAACGACTTggggcacgcacgcacgcacacacacacagaatattcGCCACCACGAGTTCACTGGAATACACCAAGGGTGGCGTGATACAGCTCGGAGCAAGGAAAACGAGGAATGTCAGAACGGAAAGCACTAAAGGGAGGCGTAGAGCACAGGAGAATACCGCCGGCGTGCGGATACACGGGCACGCCGGCGTTTAGGTCGCTTCACTGCGCTCTTTGGCAGCTTCAAACACAACAAGGGAGGAGAGCAGATCCAGTGATTCCCATTTCTCATACGAGGGCGCCAGAGGCCTGAGCTGTAGTAACGTTCCCCCGACTGTACCCTGAGTATGAACTATTACGGTTTCCTGCTGCACACGAACACTTTTCActtaaataacacacacatgcagaacaGACAACAAGGCTGTGCTGCTAACAACGTTATACTTCTGTAATTCCTAACGCAGCTTAATCAAAGCAATGACTAAAAACTCAGGACAGCAGAGGTTGTAAAAGCACTTCTGCTCCAGAAGCTTTCAGGCACAAGAACGCTCAGTTTCAAAAGGGAGCCGCTGATGACAGGTTTTAAAACGCGACGCTACACTGGGCCTTTTCAACCTCCATCAGAGCAGAAATGAGCTCAGCCTCGCTGGAAGAACTTTGCCTCACCTCTTGTCTCAAGTTAAGAACAACACAAACCATCCAGACCAAATGTTTGTCGTTTAGGAAGGGAAAACAAtcacaaagaaaacagagtttgCTTCCGGATGCCTTTCTGCCTTCATACCAATAAAAGATTCACATGTTATCAAGAATTTGATCGACGTATCAGAATCCAATACATTCGGGGACTTGAGAAACGAGGAAATCAAACAGGAATCACATCAACAGGCGAGGGTGGCGTCTGTGAAATGAACCTGAAATCGGCTGTTAGCTCAGCTCGGACGACCCCGTTTGAAATGATCCTGTGATTTCCCCCCATTATGGAGCGACGCTTATCCGTTTTAAATCTCTCACTTACAGAAGCAAAGCTTAGCTCTTGGTCTGAACGCGTTCGGTCGGTGTCGGTGTCCGTTCTAAGCGTGTCCAGCTGCTGGTATCGCCACACTGCATTTATCCTGAGATGTCGACCACAGAGCGCTACAGAGATCACCTCAACCAACAAGATACCTGAACAGAGCTCAACATTTGGTGACCACAGGCCCAACGAGAGGACCAGCTCATTAGGAACCCAGCAAAGCACTGGCACATTGTAACACCGGTTCCATATcagtccattaaaaaaataaataattgctgGCCAACCTTGTAAACAACAGGAGTCGATACGGACCTTCACAGCCTGCGATGCCCTTGTTCCAACCTCTAAAGTGCCATGGCGTGCACAACGGTACCAGCTAGCTGGCTAACTGCGTTTAGGGAAGATTTCGCTCTGAACACAGCAGGGTTGTATCATTACAGCGCCAGAATAAAAtaagttcacacacacacacacacacacgacacattCCCTCAGATGACGCCATGGAAGGCCCGTTTGTAGTCAGACTCCATCGACTGCGCCACACACAAGTCATTTCACCCCCCAGAACATGGATTACATTCAAGTCAGACATGAACTGGGCCCAGCCAATTGCCTATGGACAGCGCCGGTTCTCTTTCCCTCCTCAGGCGCTCCCCGTCCCCGAAAACATCTACTGGGGACATCGAACGTGTGCAATGAGCAGCTCACTCCTGCCACCAGTCAGTCCTCTTCAACCATAATCTTTGGAAACAAATGTATGATTAGGTTTGTTGACAACCCCCAACAAAGTTGTAGCAAGGGTTAATAGCAAGATGATCATCATTAATAACAACCTTTCTTCATAAAACGAGGGTCTGTTTCCAAGGCAACTGTGACTCAAGAGAAATcagtaagaaaaagaaaaggaaacatttcaCACTGATTGTTTCACACACCCAACTCGGCATCATCTCCTCCACCGTCCTGGTCGTAGCGATGCTAAAAGTCTACCTGAGACCGACAAAAGATAGAAACACGCCACACGCCCCGTAACCTTGTGCTGTAGGTGCCACCGCGGCCAACATGGAGCCTACAATGTCCGAACTCCTTCCACCAGCAGCCGGGGCTGCTGCAGCAAGACGAGCGCCAGCCAAATCTCTGTGGCAAGTATAGCTGTACAATAAACCGTCAATAGAAAACTAAAACCCGCCGGGCCACGAGAACGGCGGAGTGTAAATCGCGTTACATTCGTTACGACCATCGTCTTTATCGGAAACGCTCGACTGCAACTCAAGAAAATCACCACCGAGAAAACAAAAAGGGTCCCGATCAATAAAACTGCTGCTGTGCCTCCACTTTACTCGTTTTAGCATCGCCTCGCCGTGCTGAGACTCGGACTCATGAATGCCATCATAGAGAGAAAACCCGGTTTCTCCTTAGAGAAATGCAAGACTTCTCAGAGCCTGCGGTACAACAGTTCACTCCGCTGTTCTCTAATGACTTGACATTTTCAAACAAGGGGCTCTGGAAATAGACAGCCTTGAGTTCTGAACAGGAGTAAAGGCAGCTATACTCTCCCTGAATACAACAGAGGGTGCGTTGTACCGTGACAGGTGGAAACTGGAAGTAAGGCCCCGACACGGGTCGGAAGACGAGGCTCCCAATGGAAACCGACCAGTAAGATTTCTTGGAGAGCCGAGAGTTGAGCAGGGAGTGATGCGTTATTATAATGCATAACACTATCAGTAAGGTGCTCGAGTTCCTTAATAAAACAACCTGGCTTTGAGAATCTCACTCATTTCACAATGCTCATAAACACACTCAAGACGATTGTGGTTGAAATCGACATGAAAGGAAATGAACACCTGCCACTGTCTGTCCTAGAACACGTCCTAGAACACGTCCTAGAACACGTCCTAGAACACGTCCTAGAACACGTCCTAGAACACGTCCTAGAACACGTCCTAGAACACGTCCTAGAACACGTCCCACCCCGCCGGCAAGGCTCTCGAACACGTCAACAGTCGAAGAAGTTAAGGTTGTGTTACCAAGAAAGTGACCGATCACTTTGGACTATTCCAACTTCAGATGAAGcagaatcaaaaaaaaaaaaaaaaaaaaaaaagtcaaaccaaccaatcagaaaaaataaaaataaaacaaaaaacaaaaacaactaaaGCTAGTGGCTTTTTGTTGGAACACTCAGTCTGTCACTCTGCCTTTCCTGTTCTAGAAGTGGGCAGGATAATAACATGCCTGTATTTAAATATACACAAAGTCCATACAGGCAAGGAAACTACAGGAAAGGTTACAAACGAGGTTATACAAAGAGCAGGTGGAGATCAAAAGTGGTCATTtgtaaaaaggaaaagacaaaataaatcaaagtcaTACAGAGGCTAATACAGTGGAGGAACTTTGAATACTCGATCAAGACCAGACCAGACCGGGCCAGACCATTCCAGACCAGACCGGGCCAGACCATTCCAGACCAGGGGGCATTGGAAGCAGCAGAGACAAGTTAAAAACAGCCATGACTCAGGAGGTCAGATATAAGCGAATGCAATACCTTAAAACTGATGGAATATCGGGGGTTTGCTGGAATACCAGTTTTTAGGGGGCAGTCCTATTTTTCTATTGGAAATTgtttgtaaaatgtcaaaaatgctGTTCAATTGTTAGCTAGATAACCAAAAAGCAAATCATCTGCCAAAGTGTAGAatgtcattgtgtttttaaaaattcCTGTGAAAGAAAGGCAAATAATAAAAGTGACATAAAAGCAATTGCGTTTGGATCCAGTTTATACGGCTCACGCGCTTCTACTTTTGGCCTGGTCTGAGCCGagtcggcgggggggggggtctggcctGGTCGTGACACAGTTTCAGCTGCGAGTTCCCCGGATCGTTCCCCGGATCCCTGCCTACATGCCCATGCTGAAGGTGTGCAGCTCCTGCTGGAAGTGCTGGGTGGGCTCACACAAAACCAGACCGGAATCGAGGCAAGGGTGCCAGACGCGGCCAAGGCCCAGAGAAACCTCCTTGACCAGGTTATGGACCGGGTCGCCCTCCATACACACCGACTGGTCTGGGTCGAAGTCGATGCTCTCTTCAGAGACGGTCAGGACACGAAGACTTGAGCCTCGCAGGCGAGAAATGGCCACCAGGTTATGGGACCACACAGTGTAGcctacagagacacacacacacacgaacatcACGGTAAATCGGGCTAGtgagtcaccccccccctccgagcACAATTTATACTCTACATACGACAGAACAGCCCAGAATCAACATGCACTACTTCCTAAATGTAAGTATATGCTCACCATGCATCACCAGTACAGCAAGCCGAGTACACCTCCACGCCAAGAGGACCAACGGGTCCTCGTTCCGATTGATGCTGAGGTCGGGGAAGTTGGGGTCATCCctcaggagcaggaagtgagtAAGCGTTTTGTCGTATTGCTGAGAGATGAGCTCCAACGTAGCATCGGACACCAGGGTACCGTAACTGTCGAGGTGGAGTCGCTCCAGAGGAAGGCTCGGCTTTAGGACCCTGAGTAACTCGGAGCTGTCCACTTCCAGGGCCATAATATACACTCGGAGGTTGGCGCTCACGCGaacctgggaggaggaggggaactcGGCTGATTCACCCGTAAAGACCTGCCGCAATTTCTACACCAAAATAATAGCCATGTAGCCGTCGTGTCATTAACACATCGGAAAAAATATGCGATCCGAGAACAAAGATGGGTTCCGCCTCACCAGTGCCTTCCAATCATCCTCCGTGGCGGTCCCTTCTAATGGCTTAAACTCCAAGGCGGCCCCGTTGAGCAGGAGGGAGAGGCGATGGAGGGGAGTTCGGTGCGGAGATGCCAGCAGCCCACAAAGGTCAGATGTCAAATCAGAGAAATCCAGAGCCAGAGAATGAAGCTTAGACAGCCGGTCGAGCTCTGAGGGTGAGATGAGGGGACCTGGCCATGGTTCGGGAGAGGCGTCGTGAATTTAAATagacaaaaacaacattccATACATTCTTTTTCTCAGATTCACAACCCACTCGTACCCAGCTGGTGGTCCAGCAGACTGAGGTGCTGCAGGGTCTCGGCCGAAGGGTTCGACAGGCAGGCTAAGGAGCAGGGAGTCACCAGACCCACCATGAAGCTACAAGACAACCATCTCAGCCGCCTGCTGTTAGACAAGAACTCCATGAACAACTGCTGGATCCTGCAGTAGGAAGAAGGGCGGCGAGAAGAGACCGACTTCAAACgtgacctggatcatcatcaaaaagagTCTCACAGAGAAAATGTCCAGTCTCACTCATTGATCTTCTTGTCTCCGTGGTGAATTTGGTGCAGGTTGGAACTATCCAATAagccttcctgctggagaataCACGTGTCTCCGTACACACTCAGCTTCTGCAGGTTCCTAAGCAACGAGAGAAAAGGACAACGACATTAGTTCCATTGTTGCGGACATTGAATGGTTCCCCTCCGTCAACGGCCACCTCACGATGGATTTTGGAGGAGTTGCGCTGTCTGGAAGGATCGCTCACGGCTCAAGAGGAACAAGGTCAAGGGGTCAGACAGAGAGAGGTTGAAAAGACTCCCTATGACAAGCACACAGACCCATGAGTGCACCTGCCCCGGCAGGTACCTTGGTCCTGTTccggagccaggcctggggaaGGGGCTTGGTCGGGCTCGAACCCGAAACAGAGACATAGTCGGGCTCGCCTCAACACGCAGCTCGGGTTCTGGAACCAGCCGTCTCGGTTCACTGCAAAACCACTAATGAAGGAACGGTGAATACAAAGTCTTCTCATTGTGTTAAGCAGGTACGAGAAGAATGGCACCGGTTAATGGACAGCAGAGATATCTGCTTATTCAGAATATTCAGAATAAGCACATATTTACCAAAGTCACTGAAGCTACAACTTCAGACATAATGTCTCTGCACtgttcagaaaacaatcacaattTATTTAGGCTTTATTTCTCCAAATTGGGGTTGTACTTCATTTTTTTGTTCCCCGACATAAAACACTGAAATACATTTCCACATTCTGTATTGATAATACATTTCCACATTCTGTATTGATAATGTTACCTAAATGTCAAAGGTTTGTCCCTTTCCAAGAGtaaacacagaacaaaaagcCACATATGCTTCGTTTAACAGCAGGATTTACAATGGAAAATAACAACTCATAAAGCAGAAGTCATGAAATACTGAATGCTAAAAGGCATGAATGTATTCCTTTAGCACGTCTGTGCTGATATCAGCTAGTTGGAGACACAAAGGCCTTCTCCAGCACCCACCAGGGCCGCAGTGGAACACAAACGATAAACACACGACAGTTTGACCATAAAAGCACACAgttatatattaaaataattatttaaaatacaataaaatacggCGACAACATTGATAAGCTCTCAATCCGCTGCACGGCCCTCTTACGTAACTCCTCATGGCAGGATTTGTTTTTAGCTAACTTAAGCTGGCTAGCTCCAAGCTAGCTCATGCGACGAATGACGCGAAGCTCTTTTTATGTGCGGATAAACCACTTTAGAGCGACTTTCACGTCACGCTTACCGGTTGTTCCGGATGCTGGTGAACACGCACAGCACCTGGTCCAGATAAGTGGCCATGGCGTCTTTCCATCTGTCGGAGAGCTGCCGGTCATTATCGGTGGCCGGGGGCAGGCCCGTCCTGCCGGACGACGGCTCGCCGCCTTCCACCGGGGCGAGCTCCAGCTTTAGCTCCCGCACGAAGGAGCCGAACTTCCGCATTAGGAACTCCAGCTTCGGCCTCTCGTCTGCGctgcagcagccgccgccgccgcctttaGAATCGCCCCCTATTCGCAGTTTGAGCTCGGTCCACAGCGCCGGGTAGAAGAGGCACTCCCTCCACCGCGAGCAGACGGTCGAGGCCCGGAGCTTGTCCCGGTCGGACAGAAAGGAGAAGACGTGAACGATGAGCTCGCTGGGCAAGGCCATGGCTCCGACACCGCCGCACAGAGCCATGGCGCGCTGAGGAGCCTGCTGGCAGACAGAGAATAAATGGCACGACCTTTTTAGTGAGGGGGAAACGCTTCTTCCTCCCGTGGAAAACAAACGCTCGCTGCGTTATGCCTTCAATACTATTGGGTCACACCACTGCGCTAAAGCACTGCGAACATAAGCAATTTACAGAAATATCACAAAAAGCTCTGTAATGGGACATGTGATGTTATGTTTATTTGCAAGTTTACGATTGTATTCACTCGCCTGTATATTCACGTTTATGTTCACTATCATTTCGTTAATATGCGACGACGTCCCCTCGTTGTCAAATGAATGGTTTCGACCCGAAATGCTGTTATTTTTGCCATACTGTTCCGCTCGGCTAGAGGGCGCTGTTTCTCACGATGCGAAGGACAAGGcgaagttgatttgctgtggagacaaggacaaaggacaaaggtGATTACTGTATCTTGAAACATCTGGGGCTGCGGCATGAAAAGCAGAAGACTGAAAATATAGTCAAGACATCTGCCGGTTGTTTTCAGCACACATGAACAGCATCCTTACGATGCTTCTGCCTTCATCACCCCTGGATATTAGATGTGGGAGCGGACGATTTGTTCTTTGAGCATGCAGCAGTGGTGTCTGGAAGAGCTGAAAGAAGCAGCACTTAGAATCCAAGTGAACAAAAAGGTAGTTGGTTAAACATTGTAATTCAGGATTGGGggttagaataataataataagaggtAGTGGCAGTACACCTGTATGTAGCGATCAAATGCCAGATGCTGTGGCTATAGTTCCTCCAAGATGGAGATTTCCTTTCTGCCAATGGCCTGCAATTATGAAAGGAGTCAGTGTGTCAGTGTACTGCCACATTATGGCAGTACAACGACTAGGAATTACAACAGCTATGAACTGAACGCTCCATAAAACTATTGACTGCTGTGCCTCCGTCTCGTTCATTCTGCTCCAGTCACAATCGCTGCTTTCTAGACAGGGAATTATCTgttggagagaaaatgagaagatGATTCTTTGATAAGTGGTAAAACACTTACTGGGTATTCtggcaaaaagaacaaaacaatcaGAACATTTTATCCTCAGTGATTGGCATTTAAGAAAAGTACCAGTACATCTGTCTGAAAGTCCATCTTCTGTGTGCGCAGAGACCTTCTCCCTTTATTCTCATCACTTAAGGTTACCTCTGGTTAATTTTAAACGCATTGGATTTATCACCTATCAGGAGATAAGGAAAATATGTGAGTCTGTTCTGAGCTCCATCAGGCTCTCATTTCTTTGTGGCAAACCACAGGTAAGagtaaatattttgtatttttttttacatctcatattgatgcatttgtaattacatttacagttGTCAGTGCAGCAATAAataagtgaataaataaatcaaacagtTCACTGGTGAACCTTTAGGGTTTATTTGTTAGCATGTTTATAAAAAAGActataaaatcaataataatatgaacccATTCTGTaaaatttatgaaagaaaaatattcaAAGTGTATTTCCAGGGTTTATTTTTGATGTCATGACATTTTCCCAACGATTCTTTCATTTCATATGGCAttttattgcatatttatttttattctataatACAACTAGAACAAAACTTGCTCTCAGCCTGTTTTATTGCCCTGACCACTGACCACAGGGCAGAACATATGCACGCTCTCTCCAGGAATGAAAATACAAGACATCAAATAAAGTTTCATATTTTTGAATGCTAACGTACAAGAGGTACGGggccaatcaatcaatcaatacaatCAATGCGCTGTTCAATCGTGCAACAATAATGTCTTCCAAGTTCCTACACATTCTGGTGATGACTAACATGCCTCTTGTTTGATACCTTATGGCACGTCACACATTACTTGTGGTAAAGACAAGTGCTTCCATGTGATGATCAACTTGCTCAGGAAAAGAAGGGAACAAAGGAATTCTGATTGAAGCGAAGTGCAAGTGGTAGAAATTCAGTGACTccagagacaacaacaaaaaaaagaacatttcaattgTGGCTTCTATTAAGAAGAGCTATTACCATTCTGGCCTCCTTGCTGCAGACCAATAATCATTACATTTCAAGCGAACCCTGTCTCGGTTGTCTGATTGCCAGCAGACACATCGATGTCTTCGTCTGAAGGCTCATCAGCTTCCACCAAACAGATATTCGTCCACCTGCTTTCTGCTGCACAATGTTTCTACGGGGAACTTCATTAGTGCAGCATGCCAAAAAGAACAGCAGATAAATGAAAGACCGTTTTAGGTTTCATTTAATCTCATTTTACTGTGTGCAGGAAGCTAATTTTCCTGTTTAATAAttaccagctgctgcagatccACTGGGTGGTGGTATACCTCCGtcaaaagacagacagacagacagtcagacacagacagacagacaacattGTACAACAGTAATAGAAGATACAAATCATGATGCCTTTATCTTGCCTCAACCCTTGGCGCTATGGGGATCTGATTAGCTCTCCATCTGAGACAGCAGTGGAGGTACGAATGGCAGGATGGAGCTGCAAAGTCTTTACTGGAAGACTTAGGCCCATGTTTTCACGGTGATGcttttactgaaaacaaacacgtTTGTCCTTTGTTTTCAAAAATGTCTGCATTTACAAGACATCATTTAATAAACTATTCTAATACATATGGATCCAGAAAGAGGATTGAAAACATGcagttttaaaatgaacatcACAGAATGAGATTACAAAATAGTGATACAGGAGATCTACATTGGAAGagtgttaaaaaaaactcaacaaGAGTCTTGTTCGAGATACAGTCTGTCTATGAAATTGTTTTATGACACTTGATGATTAAAACCCTTGAGTGTCTCTAAGATATGGAAATCGCACGCGaaatgagagaggggggggggggggggggggaaagaaaaggagaggatgCAGTGGGATGAGAAAGGAGATCTTGAGGGACATCACGGTCTGGGCAAGGGTAAAATGGCCATTCTCATAAAGAGACAGGCAGGAAAACTAGGTCGGAAGGCTTAACAGGCAAATCAAACTATTATTGGAACTCTTTACGTATAA is part of the Brachionichthys hirsutus isolate HB-005 chromosome 18, CSIRO-AGI_Bhir_v1, whole genome shotgun sequence genome and harbors:
- the LOC137907392 gene encoding F-box only protein 33 → MALCGGVGAMALPSELIVHVFSFLSDRDKLRASTVCSRWRECLFYPALWTELKLRIGGDSKGGGGGCCSADERPKLEFLMRKFGSFVRELKLELAPVEGGEPSSGRTGLPPATDNDRQLSDRWKDAMATYLDQVLCVFTSIRNNRNLQKLSVYGDTCILQQEGLLDSSNLHQIHHGDKKINEIQQLFMEFLSNSRRLRWLSCSFMVGLVTPCSLACLSNPSAETLQHLSLLDHQLGPLISPSELDRLSKLHSLALDFSDLTSDLCGLLASPHRTPLHRLSLLLNGAALEFKPLEGTATEDDWKALVRVSANLRVYIMALEVDSSELLRVLKPSLPLERLHLDSYGTLVSDATLELISQQYDKTLTHFLLLRDDPNFPDLSINRNEDPLVLLAWRCTRLAVLVMHGYTVWSHNLVAISRLRGSSLRVLTVSEESIDFDPDQSVCMEGDPVHNLVKEVSLGLGRVWHPCLDSGLVLCEPTQHFQQELHTFSMDLLILVSQPSNEGGGLALGLCETC